From one Cydia strobilella chromosome 24, ilCydStro3.1, whole genome shotgun sequence genomic stretch:
- the LOC134752127 gene encoding heat shock 70 kDa protein cognate 5 isoform X2: MEGKTPKVVENSEGSRTTPSHVAFTKEGERLVGMPAKRQAVTNSGNTFYATKRLIGRRFEDPEVQKDMKNLSYKVVKASNGDAWVQGTDGKVYSPSQIGAFVLVKMKETAEAYLNTGVKNAVVTVPAYFNDSQRQATKDAGQISGLNVLRVINEPTAAALAYGMDKTDDKIIAVYDLGGGTFDISVLEIQKGVFEVKSTNGDTLLGGEDFDNVIVNFLVDEFKRDQGINLRKDAMAMQRLKEAAEKAKIELSGSLQTDINLPYLTMDASGPKHMNLKMTRSKLESLVGDLIKRTIAPCQKALQDAEVQRSDIGEVLLVGGMTRMPKVQSTVQEIFGRAPSRAVNPDEAVAVGAAVQGGVLAGDVTDILLLDVTPLSLGIETLGGVFTKLITRNTTIPTKKSQVFSTAADGQTQVEIKVHQGEREMAVDNKLLGQFSLVGIPPAPRGVPQVEVTFDIDANGIVHVSARDKGTGKEQQIVIQSSGGLSKDEIENMVKAAEQFAAADKGRRERVEAANQAEGVLHDTETKMDEYKSQLPQDECDKLREEITKLRELLANKDSADPEAIRTATGTLQQASLKLFEQAYKKMAAEREGQQPAGESQTQEEKQEEKKN; this comes from the exons ATGGAAGGCAAGACCCCCAAG GTGGTCGAAAACAGCGAAGGCTCCCGCACCACCCCCTCCCACGTCGCCTTCACTAAAGAGGGGGAGCGTCTCGTCGGCATGCCCGCCAAACGCCAAGCCGTCACCAACAGCGGCAACACCTTCTACGCCACCAAACGTCTTATTGGAAGACGGTTTGAGGACCCCGAGGTTCAGAAGGACATGAAGAATCTATCTTACAAAGTAGTGAAGGCGTCTAATGGAGATGCGTGGGTCCAAG GAACCGACGGCAAAGTGTACTCTCCGAGCCAGATCGGCGCCTTCGTTCTGGTGAAGATGAAGGAGACCGCCGAGGCGTACCTCAACACGGGCGTGAAGAACGCCGTCGTCACCGTGCCCGCCTACTTCAACGACTCGCAGCGACAGGCCACTAAGGACGCCGGTCAGATCTCAGGCCTCAACGTGCTGCGAGTGATCAACGAGCCCACGGCCGCGGCGCTGGCTTATGGCATGGACAAGACTGATgacaaaat TATCGCCGTATACGACTTGGGCGGTGGCACCTTCGATATCTCCGTGCTGGAGATCCAGAAGGGAGTGTTCGAGGTGAAGTCCACCAACGGAGACACGCTCCTCGGTGGGGAGGACTTTGACAACGTTATTGTCAACTTCCTTGTCGACGAGTTCAAACGCGAT CAAGGCATCAACCTCCGCAAGGACGCGATGGCCATGCAGCGGCTAAAGGAAGCGGCTGAGAAAGCCAAGATTGAGCTGTCGGGCTCCCTGCAGACCGACATCAACCTGCCATACCTCACAATGGACGCGTCGGGCCCCAAGCACATGAACCTCAAG ATGACTCGCTCAAAGTTGGAATCTCTAGTCGGAGACTTGATCAAGCGAACGATCGCGCCGTGCCAGAAGGCGCTGCAAGACGCTGAGGTCCAGCGATCGGATATTGGAGAGGTGCTCCTCGTTGGAGGCATGACCAGAATGCCAAAG GTCCAATCAACAGTCCAAGAGATCTTCGGTCGCGCGCCGTCCCGCGCCGTCAACCCCGACGAGGCCGTGGCCGTCGGCGCCGCCGTGCAGGGCGGGGTCCTGGCCGGTGACGTCACCGACATCCTGTTGTTGGATGTCACACCTCTGTCGCTGGGCATTGAGACGCTGGGAGGAGTGTTCACCAAGCTTATCACTAGGAATACCACCATTCCTACTAAGAAGAGTCAGGTGTTCTCTACTG CGGCCGACGGTCAAACCCAAGTGGAGATCAAGGTCCACCAGGGCGAGCGTGAGATGGCTGTGGACAACAAGCTGCTGGGGCAGTTCTCGCTGGTGGGCATcccgcccgcgccgcgcggCGTGCCGCAGGTGGAGGTCACCTTCGACATCGACGCCAACGGCATCGTGCACGTCTCCGCCAGGGACAAGGGCACCGGCAAGGAGCAGCAGA TTGTAATCCAGTCATCCGGCGGTCTATCGAAGGACGAGATCGAGAACATGGTGAAGGCGGCCGAGCAGTTCGCCGCGGCCGACAAGGGCCGGCGCGAGCGCGTCGAGGCCGCCAACCAGGCCGAGGGCGTACTCCACGATACAGAGACCAAGATGGACGAGTACAAGAGCCAGCTGCCACAGGACGAG TGCGACAAGCTCCGTGAAGAGATCACCAAGCTGCGCGAGCTGCTAGCCAACAAGGACAGCGCCGACCCTGAAGCCATCCGCACCGCCACCGGAACCCTGCAGCAGGCCAGCCTCAAGCTCTTCGAGCAGGCCTACAAGAAG ATGGCGGCAGAACGCGAGGGCCAGCAGCCCGCGGGAGAGAGCCAGACGCAGGAGGAAAAACAAGAGGAGAAGAAGAACTAA
- the LOC134752127 gene encoding heat shock 70 kDa protein cognate 5 isoform X1 produces the protein MLCATRVVGRKALECSGIGTDFYTQRNFSTILKNTAAPTVPIYQRHVQYRNKSDGVRGAVIGIDLGTTNSCVAVMEGKTPKVVENSEGSRTTPSHVAFTKEGERLVGMPAKRQAVTNSGNTFYATKRLIGRRFEDPEVQKDMKNLSYKVVKASNGDAWVQGTDGKVYSPSQIGAFVLVKMKETAEAYLNTGVKNAVVTVPAYFNDSQRQATKDAGQISGLNVLRVINEPTAAALAYGMDKTDDKIIAVYDLGGGTFDISVLEIQKGVFEVKSTNGDTLLGGEDFDNVIVNFLVDEFKRDQGINLRKDAMAMQRLKEAAEKAKIELSGSLQTDINLPYLTMDASGPKHMNLKMTRSKLESLVGDLIKRTIAPCQKALQDAEVQRSDIGEVLLVGGMTRMPKVQSTVQEIFGRAPSRAVNPDEAVAVGAAVQGGVLAGDVTDILLLDVTPLSLGIETLGGVFTKLITRNTTIPTKKSQVFSTAADGQTQVEIKVHQGEREMAVDNKLLGQFSLVGIPPAPRGVPQVEVTFDIDANGIVHVSARDKGTGKEQQIVIQSSGGLSKDEIENMVKAAEQFAAADKGRRERVEAANQAEGVLHDTETKMDEYKSQLPQDECDKLREEITKLRELLANKDSADPEAIRTATGTLQQASLKLFEQAYKKMAAEREGQQPAGESQTQEEKQEEKKN, from the exons atgttgtGCGCTACGCGGGTGGTCGGCCGAAAGGCTTTGGAGTGTTCTGGCATTGGTACGGATTTCTACACACAGAGAAATTTCAGCACAATCCTGAAAAAT ACCGCAGCCCCTACAGTGCCCATTTATCAGCGACATGTACAGTACAGAAACAA ATCCGATGGCGTACGCGGCGCCGTCATCGGCATTGACTTGGGTACCACCAACTCCTGTGTCGCGGTCATGGAAGGCAAGACCCCCAAG GTGGTCGAAAACAGCGAAGGCTCCCGCACCACCCCCTCCCACGTCGCCTTCACTAAAGAGGGGGAGCGTCTCGTCGGCATGCCCGCCAAACGCCAAGCCGTCACCAACAGCGGCAACACCTTCTACGCCACCAAACGTCTTATTGGAAGACGGTTTGAGGACCCCGAGGTTCAGAAGGACATGAAGAATCTATCTTACAAAGTAGTGAAGGCGTCTAATGGAGATGCGTGGGTCCAAG GAACCGACGGCAAAGTGTACTCTCCGAGCCAGATCGGCGCCTTCGTTCTGGTGAAGATGAAGGAGACCGCCGAGGCGTACCTCAACACGGGCGTGAAGAACGCCGTCGTCACCGTGCCCGCCTACTTCAACGACTCGCAGCGACAGGCCACTAAGGACGCCGGTCAGATCTCAGGCCTCAACGTGCTGCGAGTGATCAACGAGCCCACGGCCGCGGCGCTGGCTTATGGCATGGACAAGACTGATgacaaaat TATCGCCGTATACGACTTGGGCGGTGGCACCTTCGATATCTCCGTGCTGGAGATCCAGAAGGGAGTGTTCGAGGTGAAGTCCACCAACGGAGACACGCTCCTCGGTGGGGAGGACTTTGACAACGTTATTGTCAACTTCCTTGTCGACGAGTTCAAACGCGAT CAAGGCATCAACCTCCGCAAGGACGCGATGGCCATGCAGCGGCTAAAGGAAGCGGCTGAGAAAGCCAAGATTGAGCTGTCGGGCTCCCTGCAGACCGACATCAACCTGCCATACCTCACAATGGACGCGTCGGGCCCCAAGCACATGAACCTCAAG ATGACTCGCTCAAAGTTGGAATCTCTAGTCGGAGACTTGATCAAGCGAACGATCGCGCCGTGCCAGAAGGCGCTGCAAGACGCTGAGGTCCAGCGATCGGATATTGGAGAGGTGCTCCTCGTTGGAGGCATGACCAGAATGCCAAAG GTCCAATCAACAGTCCAAGAGATCTTCGGTCGCGCGCCGTCCCGCGCCGTCAACCCCGACGAGGCCGTGGCCGTCGGCGCCGCCGTGCAGGGCGGGGTCCTGGCCGGTGACGTCACCGACATCCTGTTGTTGGATGTCACACCTCTGTCGCTGGGCATTGAGACGCTGGGAGGAGTGTTCACCAAGCTTATCACTAGGAATACCACCATTCCTACTAAGAAGAGTCAGGTGTTCTCTACTG CGGCCGACGGTCAAACCCAAGTGGAGATCAAGGTCCACCAGGGCGAGCGTGAGATGGCTGTGGACAACAAGCTGCTGGGGCAGTTCTCGCTGGTGGGCATcccgcccgcgccgcgcggCGTGCCGCAGGTGGAGGTCACCTTCGACATCGACGCCAACGGCATCGTGCACGTCTCCGCCAGGGACAAGGGCACCGGCAAGGAGCAGCAGA TTGTAATCCAGTCATCCGGCGGTCTATCGAAGGACGAGATCGAGAACATGGTGAAGGCGGCCGAGCAGTTCGCCGCGGCCGACAAGGGCCGGCGCGAGCGCGTCGAGGCCGCCAACCAGGCCGAGGGCGTACTCCACGATACAGAGACCAAGATGGACGAGTACAAGAGCCAGCTGCCACAGGACGAG TGCGACAAGCTCCGTGAAGAGATCACCAAGCTGCGCGAGCTGCTAGCCAACAAGGACAGCGCCGACCCTGAAGCCATCCGCACCGCCACCGGAACCCTGCAGCAGGCCAGCCTCAAGCTCTTCGAGCAGGCCTACAAGAAG ATGGCGGCAGAACGCGAGGGCCAGCAGCCCGCGGGAGAGAGCCAGACGCAGGAGGAAAAACAAGAGGAGAAGAAGAACTAA
- the LOC134752127 gene encoding heat shock 70 kDa protein cognate 5 isoform X3: MKNLSYKVVKASNVDGWVQGTDGKVYSPSQIGAFVLVKMKETAEAYLNTGVKNAVVTVPAYFNDSQRQATKDAGQISGLNVLRVINEPTAAALAYGMDKTDDKIIAVYDLGGGTFDISVLEIQKGVFEVKSTNGDTLLGGEDFDNVIVNFLVDEFKRDQGINLRKDAMAMQRLKEAAEKAKIELSGSLQTDINLPYLTMDASGPKHMNLKMTRSKLESLVGDLIKRTIAPCQKALQDAEVQRSDIGEVLLVGGMTRMPKVQSTVQEIFGRAPSRAVNPDEAVAVGAAVQGGVLAGDVTDILLLDVTPLSLGIETLGGVFTKLITRNTTIPTKKSQVFSTAADGQTQVEIKVHQGEREMAVDNKLLGQFSLVGIPPAPRGVPQVEVTFDIDANGIVHVSARDKGTGKEQQIVIQSSGGLSKDEIENMVKAAEQFAAADKGRRERVEAANQAEGVLHDTETKMDEYKSQLPQDECDKLREEITKLRELLANKDSADPEAIRTATGTLQQASLKLFEQAYKKMAAEREGQQPAGESQTQEEKQEEKKN, from the exons ATGAAGAATCTTTCCTACAAGGTTGTGAAGGCGTCTAATGTAGACGGTTGGGTTCAAG GAACCGACGGCAAAGTGTACTCTCCGAGCCAGATCGGCGCCTTCGTTCTGGTGAAGATGAAGGAGACCGCCGAGGCGTACCTCAACACGGGCGTGAAGAACGCCGTCGTCACCGTGCCCGCCTACTTCAACGACTCGCAGCGACAGGCCACTAAGGACGCCGGTCAGATCTCAGGCCTCAACGTGCTGCGAGTGATCAACGAGCCCACGGCCGCGGCGCTGGCTTATGGCATGGACAAGACTGATgacaaaat TATCGCCGTATACGACTTGGGCGGTGGCACCTTCGATATCTCCGTGCTGGAGATCCAGAAGGGAGTGTTCGAGGTGAAGTCCACCAACGGAGACACGCTCCTCGGTGGGGAGGACTTTGACAACGTTATTGTCAACTTCCTTGTCGACGAGTTCAAACGCGAT CAAGGCATCAACCTCCGCAAGGACGCGATGGCCATGCAGCGGCTAAAGGAAGCGGCTGAGAAAGCCAAGATTGAGCTGTCGGGCTCCCTGCAGACCGACATCAACCTGCCATACCTCACAATGGACGCGTCGGGCCCCAAGCACATGAACCTCAAG ATGACTCGCTCAAAGTTGGAATCTCTAGTCGGAGACTTGATCAAGCGAACGATCGCGCCGTGCCAGAAGGCGCTGCAAGACGCTGAGGTCCAGCGATCGGATATTGGAGAGGTGCTCCTCGTTGGAGGCATGACCAGAATGCCAAAG GTCCAATCAACAGTCCAAGAGATCTTCGGTCGCGCGCCGTCCCGCGCCGTCAACCCCGACGAGGCCGTGGCCGTCGGCGCCGCCGTGCAGGGCGGGGTCCTGGCCGGTGACGTCACCGACATCCTGTTGTTGGATGTCACACCTCTGTCGCTGGGCATTGAGACGCTGGGAGGAGTGTTCACCAAGCTTATCACTAGGAATACCACCATTCCTACTAAGAAGAGTCAGGTGTTCTCTACTG CGGCCGACGGTCAAACCCAAGTGGAGATCAAGGTCCACCAGGGCGAGCGTGAGATGGCTGTGGACAACAAGCTGCTGGGGCAGTTCTCGCTGGTGGGCATcccgcccgcgccgcgcggCGTGCCGCAGGTGGAGGTCACCTTCGACATCGACGCCAACGGCATCGTGCACGTCTCCGCCAGGGACAAGGGCACCGGCAAGGAGCAGCAGA TTGTAATCCAGTCATCCGGCGGTCTATCGAAGGACGAGATCGAGAACATGGTGAAGGCGGCCGAGCAGTTCGCCGCGGCCGACAAGGGCCGGCGCGAGCGCGTCGAGGCCGCCAACCAGGCCGAGGGCGTACTCCACGATACAGAGACCAAGATGGACGAGTACAAGAGCCAGCTGCCACAGGACGAG TGCGACAAGCTCCGTGAAGAGATCACCAAGCTGCGCGAGCTGCTAGCCAACAAGGACAGCGCCGACCCTGAAGCCATCCGCACCGCCACCGGAACCCTGCAGCAGGCCAGCCTCAAGCTCTTCGAGCAGGCCTACAAGAAG ATGGCGGCAGAACGCGAGGGCCAGCAGCCCGCGGGAGAGAGCCAGACGCAGGAGGAAAAACAAGAGGAGAAGAAGAACTAA